Sequence from the Montipora foliosa isolate CH-2021 chromosome 12, ASM3666993v2, whole genome shotgun sequence genome:
CAGCTTGTACTGATTCCGTAACTGCTCCAAAGATGTACCtctattttttttaaccatttcAGAACTACGTATTGACACCTTTATGAAATATTAACCGCAGGTATTGCCTCCTTAACGCTCAAATCATAAATGATTATTTCATCTGTACCTGGTTTAGAGTTTTGCTCAACTTCGACTCTTAGATGTTttttgtgaaagaaaattatctttttatatTCTTCCCGAAAGTTCTTGTTTAACAAACCGTAGACAACAGGGTTAATCACGGCTGAAAGATTTCCAAGAATGAGGTACAAAAAGTAGACCTGTCTTGGGAACGATACTTCCCCTCGATATGTGTCCACAAAGTCTATAATGGAAATTGGAGTCCAACAAGCGAAAAATCCAAGAACGGTTATAAAGAGAATGTTAGTGATGTTTATATCTCTGGTAGTTATGCTGTTATCTCTGTTTGAAGATTTCAAATGGCTTTGTACGTTTTGTTTGTGACTTCTAATTttcttaaaaacaagaaaataacagaCAACCAAGGGTAAGGTAGGAGCCCCAACGTAACCATAAACCAGAAAATTTGGTACAGATATCTCTGccgtttgaaaacaaaacatctttccaGGATGGAAAACGTAGCGTCTTCCCGAAAGAAAATAAGGTAATGGCTCAACAGAGGCCAAGAATACACATAGTCCTATCATGATCGTGGTATTTCGCTTGGTGAAAATTCTCTTGTAGTTCTTCGTTCGCACAATCCGATAAAATCTATTTATGGCAGTCAGTGTTAAGATTTGCAACGATGCACAGGCGAGAACTATCACAAAATATCCTTGGGCTTGACATACGTCATCGTTGAATGGCCAGCGACCTATAATGGCAACAGTGATCGATTGCGGTGCACAAAGCAATGGAAGAAAAATGTCCGACAGAGCCAGAGACGCGATAAAAAAGTTTGGAATTGTTCTCAGTTGAGAATTTCTATAAACTGCTAGAAGAACAAACGAATTTCCAGTTATCGCGACTGAAACAATCAACAAATAAACTGCTGTTTCGCAAATAACCCACGACAGCTCTCGGCTGTGCACTTCCATGCTGAGGTCTTGGAAATTCATCGAAGCCATTGTTTATGACAAGGGAACTAACTCGTATCCTGGttttaaatgaattcctctTCCTATAGTTGGTTAGATCCTAGGGTTTTCATCGATGCCTCAGTAGCCTGTGACAAGGAAACAATTAACAAATTACTCTCGGTTGCTTACGAAAATAACCGTGAGAAACAGGAGAAAACCTACTTAGATACACCTTTCATGttctaaataaataatgaatattGCTGTGCAGCTTTCATTTTACTTTGTGTCATCAATATGCTGAGTCACTCGCTAAATCAGAATAAATTGCAATCACTCTTAGAAGATACTGACCAGATGATTTGGTTGCTGTCCTGAAAGCACCCTTAATTAAGGAAATCGTCGTCGATTCAGCTGTACGTAAAACTTTATCTGCTGTTATTGTGGCAAAAATGAATGTCCAAAAGCTTGCTATCATGCTCTTCCTTAGTTTATCGACCAAAGTCAGTATAGTACCAGAGAGCATTAGTCTAATTGTACATAAGTGTCAACTAAAACTTAAGGTAACTGATCATCAGCTTCGTTTACCTGCGGGAAAAGTTTTTAGTTGCTAATGGATTTTTGCTGTAAATTATGGTCCTCACTATGGAATAAAAGTTGAAGTGATAATGACAGCTAGCACAAAAAACAATattagcacaaagggaacttgTCACGGAAATGAATGTCAAATTCCACCGAGGGTTTTTGGCAGGGAGTTTTCTGATCCTGATCTGCTAAATCAATTCCGCTCATTTTAGAGAACGTATTACGGAAATGACATTAGTTAGGTGCTTAGTGTAATGTTTGTGCTTTTTTGCCTACTGAATAAAATTTATTCAAATCAGAGAAACAGCCTGGAGCTAAAAATCGTTTCACAAACATTATTAACATTACTGGCAAGAAACGAATCCATGGCAAATCGAATCATTGAGTGCAAGCgtgtaaaaagaaaaaccaatttCAGTgtcaatgtttttctttttgaagtCCTGTCAGCGATGATCAGTTAACTTAATTTAACATTCATTTCCGTGACAAGTGTCTCAATCGTGTGAAacgaaaaataaatttcagttttttttttctatactCGTATCGTATGTTGCTAAATTTACGTTTTTAATGTGTAACTcggtattttttccttttttctctctCAAAATTAACTCGACAATTTTTTTACGCTTGTGGATCAAGATTATTCTCCAAGATTGATTCGATCTTATAGAAAGAATGGGATTTTTGAATAAGCAATACGAAAATTATCAAGTCCACCCGGATCTGCTGTAAGGATATACGCCGGTGACCATGCGCAATAGAGGCATACTGCTGGAACGGGACTTTGACACGAGGCGCTGGGAAACTCTATCTCGGAGAACATGTGCCGTacggttcttatagccaaaaattggttatttgaaccttacggcgcctgctcactccttgtgctaacatgaatgcacctaTTAGAGACCAATGAGAAGATAGTTTTTTCAGGGTTCccaagagctcttctctccaTCAGTCAAGACGAAAGCTCTGGGGGCGAGATTGTGGCGACACATAAATATAACAGCAACGACAGATTTTCCAcgatattttaaaaactaaaagaaaGTTTATTATAGCAAACTGATCCCTGCTACTCTCTTTAGGAAACTACGACCATGACCGGTTCGGTCTAGTTGCTTGGAGACGGGCGAAATGGCAAATCGATTATCAGAGTCCTTGGATCATCCAGATCTAATCCAAGGACGGAAAAGTTAGAATCCTCCACGGGCGCATTACACGTCTATAGTTTCATTTGAAAGGCCTGTCAAAAATATTTGTGGAAGGCTTTGTTAAAGTGGTATCGTCATATTATGAGTACAAAAATTTAACTTTTATCGCTGATTAAATTACTAATAATTACACCAATTCTTCTCCCTTCATTTCCCATTATTTAAATTACTATCTCTTTTTAATGTTCAACAAGTTAAACAATCAACGCTTAGCGAATTGCTTTTTCCGCACGCACAATACTTTGCTGGACTACTCCCGAATAGCATTCGCATTCTTTGTTCTTTTCAGAGAGAAAGTTATACAGAAGCTCATAACCCGGAACCTCCACCctccatattaaccctctgaaTCAACCCTTTCTCTTATCTTTGTATTTTTAGAAGTACATCGCAGGGAAGGAGAGGAGGGTGGGGGCCTTAGGGGCTGTTCTGACAATAGCAAATTATTTattacgtatgtgacgtatgtgaaccacttcacgtatgttctcagtcacatacgtcacatacgtcaaaatactgtagttctaaaaatagaaagataagggaaagggttgactccatCGTACAATACAAATGGAAGCCCCGGGTAATGGGCATATGGGTTATAAAATTCTGTTTATTCTTCTTTTTGCCATAATAGTTTCGAGTACTCTCTCACAAGGGCAACATTATTTTCCAAGCGAAGTCATGTTTACATCAAACGCCACGTGCTTGTCCATCGGCTTCACACAATAATTTCAATCACTTCATGTAAGCAGCAGTATACGTCTATTCCAGAAAAACTACAATCAAAACAGCGCAAATCGTAATGTTTTGTGGCAGACGAGGTCAACCTAACTAATAGGACAAATACACTTCCAGGAGAGCTAGTTTCGTAAAAGGACGTTTCATAACAACATACTT
This genomic interval carries:
- the LOC137979221 gene encoding melatonin receptor type 1B-B-like, with translation MASMNFQDLSMEVHSRELSWVICETAVYLLIVSVAITGNSFVLLAVYRNSQLRTIPNFFIASLALSDIFLPLLCAPQSITVAIIGRWPFNDDVCQAQGYFVIVLACASLQILTLTAINRFYRIVRTKNYKRIFTKRNTTIMIGLCVFLASVEPLPYFLSGRRYVFHPGKMFCFQTAEISVPNFLVYGYVGAPTLPLVVCYFLVFKKIRSHKQNVQSHLKSSNRDNSITTRDINITNILFITVLGFFACWTPISIIDFVDTYRGEVSFPRQVYFLYLILGNLSAVINPVVYGLLNKNFREEYKKIIFFHKKHLRVEVEQNSKPGTDEIIIYDLSVKEAIPAVNIS